A genomic segment from Flavobacterium sp. 9R encodes:
- a CDS encoding TonB-dependent receptor, whose translation MSTLFYSKSTKTVPLRLFSILFFLFSSITFAQVQDTTKVNQLDDVLVSAVRVTSKTPVSFSNLTKKQIQFRNLGQDIPTLMNYMPSVVTTSDAGNGIGYSGIRVRGSDATRVNVTINGIPYNDSESHGTYWVNMPDFVSSVESIQLQRGVGTSTNGSGAFGASLNMLTDSYTKEASAEIASSVGSFNTLKNTVKFSTGLLNDHFEIAGRLSVLQSDGYIDRASSDLKSYFLQGTYVGKTTLLKALVFGGKEKTYQAWNGIDGATLNSNPRFNSAGMYTDEAGNTRFYDNETDNYQQDHSQLHWNERWSDNWSSNFALHYTKGKGYYENYKEDAKFSSYGLNPIDVNGTTINKTDLVRQKWLDNDFYGTTFSANYTTDALQLILGGGYNKYEGLHFGKVIWARYASQSELGDRYYEDFATKTDGNFFAKANYQVSEQLSLYGDLQYRHVQYKADSPETGLVNDTFRFFNPKAGLNYKFDQENTMYFSYARANREPNRTDYENGGVQPETLDDFELGWRLNNEKIQLNTNIYYMAYKNQLILTGKLDDVGAPIRSNSEKSYRLGLEVDATIALSEQWMVRPNFTLSANKNVDLNVTGTYYGTKDIAYSPSVIVGNVLVFSPIKALHLSLLQKFVGEQFMNNIELPAAKLADYFVNDFNVSYSFKPKTIFKEIVLSGLMNNFLDKKYVSNGYMYDIYPSYYPQAGINFLAGLNLKF comes from the coding sequence ATGAGCACTTTATTTTATTCAAAAAGTACAAAGACAGTTCCTTTACGTCTTTTTTCTATTCTCTTTTTTCTATTCTCTAGTATCACTTTTGCACAAGTACAAGACACTACCAAAGTCAACCAATTGGATGATGTTTTGGTCTCGGCAGTGCGTGTGACTTCTAAAACGCCGGTTTCTTTTAGCAATTTGACCAAAAAACAAATCCAGTTCCGCAATTTAGGTCAGGACATTCCAACGCTTATGAATTATATGCCTTCGGTGGTAACTACTTCGGATGCAGGTAATGGAATTGGTTATTCGGGAATACGCGTTCGTGGTAGTGATGCCACCCGAGTAAACGTAACCATCAACGGAATTCCATACAATGATTCTGAAAGTCACGGTACCTATTGGGTGAATATGCCTGATTTCGTTTCTTCAGTTGAAAGTATTCAATTGCAGCGCGGTGTAGGAACTTCTACCAATGGTTCAGGAGCTTTTGGAGCGAGTTTGAATATGCTAACCGATTCGTATACCAAAGAAGCAAGTGCTGAAATTGCCAGCTCAGTAGGAAGTTTTAATACTTTGAAAAACACAGTTAAATTCAGTACGGGTTTATTAAACGACCATTTTGAAATCGCAGGACGTTTATCTGTTTTGCAATCTGACGGATACATTGACCGCGCTAGTTCAGACTTAAAATCGTATTTCTTGCAAGGGACTTATGTGGGGAAAACTACATTACTAAAAGCCTTGGTTTTTGGAGGAAAAGAAAAAACATACCAAGCTTGGAACGGGATTGATGGGGCAACGCTGAATAGCAATCCCAGATTTAATTCCGCAGGAATGTATACAGACGAGGCGGGAAATACTCGTTTTTATGATAATGAAACCGATAACTACCAACAAGACCACTCGCAATTGCATTGGAACGAAAGATGGTCGGATAACTGGAGTTCTAATTTTGCCTTGCATTATACCAAAGGGAAAGGCTATTACGAAAATTACAAAGAAGATGCTAAGTTTTCTAGTTATGGTTTGAATCCGATTGATGTGAATGGAACTACCATTAACAAAACTGATTTGGTGCGCCAAAAATGGTTAGATAATGATTTTTATGGGACTACTTTTTCTGCTAATTATACTACGGATGCCTTACAGTTAATTTTGGGTGGAGGTTACAATAAGTATGAAGGCCTTCATTTTGGAAAAGTAATTTGGGCGCGTTACGCTTCTCAAAGTGAGTTGGGAGATCGTTATTATGAAGATTTTGCCACGAAAACTGATGGGAACTTTTTTGCTAAAGCCAATTATCAAGTTTCAGAGCAATTGAGTTTGTATGGTGATTTGCAATACCGTCACGTACAGTACAAAGCCGATAGTCCAGAAACTGGGTTGGTCAATGATACCTTTCGTTTTTTTAATCCCAAAGCGGGTTTGAATTATAAGTTCGACCAGGAGAACACGATGTATTTTTCGTATGCAAGAGCCAACCGCGAACCGAATCGCACCGATTATGAAAATGGTGGCGTGCAACCTGAAACGTTAGATGACTTTGAATTGGGATGGCGTTTGAACAATGAAAAAATACAATTGAATACCAATATCTACTATATGGCATATAAAAACCAGTTGATTTTGACTGGAAAATTAGATGATGTGGGAGCTCCTATTCGTTCAAATAGTGAAAAAAGCTATCGTTTAGGTCTTGAGGTGGATGCCACTATTGCTTTGTCAGAGCAGTGGATGGTTCGTCCTAACTTTACTTTAAGTGCTAATAAGAATGTAGATTTGAATGTTACAGGAACGTACTATGGAACAAAGGATATTGCTTATTCTCCTTCAGTAATTGTGGGCAATGTATTGGTGTTTTCGCCTATTAAAGCTTTGCATTTGTCTTTGTTGCAAAAATTTGTAGGAGAGCAATTTATGAACAACATCGAGTTGCCTGCTGCAAAACTGGCTGATTACTTTGTAAATGACTTCAATGTGAGCTACAGCTTTAAACCCAAAACAATCTTTAAAGAAATTGTGTTAAGCGGATTAATGAATAATTTTTTGGATAAAAAGTATGTGTCTAACGGGTATATGTATGACATCTATCCTTCGTATTACCCACAAGCAGGTATTAATTTCTTAGCAGGATTGAATTTGAAATTTTAA
- a CDS encoding GLPGLI family protein → MKNKIYFILILITNFAFCQSGSIIYSVKIDSSASQDIKKYRELIDKMIEYANNQKFELQFNKSNSIFKICDVMSKDPMFNEKENRTARLALTSGFDFFIDSSKRIDLEIKANNQLVESGVGKINWDITTESKSISNYLCYKAIKLIPFVDRYGENKTKQVVAWFAPSLPFPFGPKNFYGLPGLILELHENKTTYLATKIVLTDKEFKIDFPKGKTIPKEEYDKKLKAQMGM, encoded by the coding sequence ATGAAAAATAAAATTTACTTTATCCTTATTCTTATTACGAACTTTGCTTTTTGTCAATCAGGGAGTATTATTTATTCTGTAAAAATTGATTCCTCTGCATCTCAGGATATTAAAAAGTATCGTGAACTAATTGATAAAATGATAGAATATGCAAATAATCAAAAATTTGAATTGCAATTCAACAAAAGCAATTCTATTTTTAAGATTTGTGATGTTATGTCTAAGGATCCAATGTTTAACGAAAAGGAAAATAGGACTGCACGATTAGCTTTGACTTCAGGATTTGATTTTTTTATTGACAGTTCGAAAAGAATTGACTTAGAGATCAAAGCTAACAATCAATTAGTAGAATCTGGTGTTGGCAAAATTAATTGGGATATTACCACTGAATCAAAATCAATTAGTAATTATCTCTGCTATAAAGCTATTAAATTAATTCCTTTTGTAGATCGATACGGAGAAAATAAAACTAAACAGGTGGTTGCATGGTTCGCACCTAGTTTGCCTTTTCCTTTTGGACCAAAAAATTTTTATGGATTGCCAGGTTTAATCCTTGAACTACATGAAAACAAAACGACTTATTTGGCCACCAAGATTGTGCTTACTGATAAAGAATTTAAAATAGATTTCCCAAAGGGAAAAACTATACCAAAGGAGGAATATGACAAGAAACTAAAAGCCCAAATGGGAATGTAA
- a CDS encoding carboxypeptidase-like regulatory domain-containing protein, translating into MSKFLYFFLFITTLAFAQNRVITGVVVEANHKPLESANVIAKPLQERASLKFAIADNKGRYRLELEKEVKYEITVSYIGFVEQVWITTPDDTEKTHDFILQPTGEQLKEIVIKHEFKPIVIKKDTLTFDVKSFANGNERKMKEVLEKLPGVEVDKKGNVTVQGKKVTKMLVEGKSFFGGGSKLAVENIPADALDKIEVIDHFNEVGFMKQVSDSDDLAMNVKLKADKKKFVFGDVEAGIEVGNADNGFYLAHAALFYYSPKTNLSFIGDANNIGKRTFTFDDLLRFGGGMSSFLSGRKSFTNLYSFTNDTNELVQSKSQFAALNFSHDLSSKIEISGFSIFSKVFAASQSESSNEYLQNSAVAFENKLQKGDNRSLLGISNIKLNYSPNAKEKWYYNGQYQSSTNDLNSTINSVTNLGSSVFQTLNQADNTAIKQYLEWHKSYNDTHTTTFVVNQAYDKNTPQTRWFTDQPFLTGIIPIQADNTYTIDQIKRVQNHSIDALFKHYWVLNNANHLYTILGNNNGRSQLFTSEKQVLTTNVINDFSTAGFGNDIKYQLNDAYIGLEYKFRIGKWTNKPAMYSHWYAMKTEQASGNKVVEKQVWLPQWTSEFEFNKSETLNFSYKLEVGFPEVSQLADQFTLQNYNLVFKGNALLENEQFHSANLRYSKMNMYRGITWNAMASFLKKEKTIRNEVILQGINQVNSPFLRDNPETNYNVNGAFTKKIYRFNLRLNTSLSWFNYLQTLNGVTTSNDRNNQKVGFLIKTAYKKWPTVSMGYTKGFSQFKGITQSNFQSDTWNGDAEITFFKYWTYKFEYENTSNTNANQQRNFYDIANTSLRYQKKNSPFGFEVTVNNVLNATVKNDYSFSDYLISERSTFVLPRVFMLSVSYKL; encoded by the coding sequence ATGTCCAAATTCCTTTATTTTTTTCTTTTTATTACAACACTTGCTTTTGCCCAAAATCGTGTGATAACTGGTGTGGTAGTCGAGGCTAATCATAAACCCTTAGAATCAGCCAATGTCATTGCAAAACCTTTGCAAGAAAGAGCGAGTTTGAAATTTGCTATTGCAGATAATAAAGGGCGCTACCGCTTAGAGTTAGAGAAAGAGGTAAAATATGAAATCACGGTTTCTTACATTGGGTTTGTAGAGCAAGTTTGGATTACGACTCCTGATGATACCGAAAAAACACATGATTTTATACTCCAACCCACAGGAGAACAACTCAAAGAAATTGTTATTAAACATGAATTCAAACCGATAGTCATCAAAAAAGATACCTTGACCTTTGATGTAAAGAGTTTTGCGAACGGGAATGAACGTAAAATGAAAGAGGTCTTAGAAAAGTTACCAGGTGTTGAGGTAGACAAAAAAGGAAATGTTACCGTACAAGGCAAAAAGGTAACCAAAATGTTAGTAGAAGGAAAATCTTTTTTTGGAGGAGGAAGCAAATTAGCCGTAGAAAATATTCCTGCCGATGCACTCGATAAAATCGAAGTTATAGACCATTTTAATGAAGTGGGATTTATGAAGCAAGTGTCGGATAGTGATGATCTAGCCATGAATGTGAAGCTTAAAGCGGATAAAAAGAAATTTGTTTTTGGTGATGTAGAAGCCGGAATCGAAGTTGGCAATGCCGATAATGGTTTTTATTTGGCACATGCCGCTTTGTTTTATTACAGTCCAAAAACCAATTTGAGTTTTATAGGCGATGCCAACAATATCGGTAAACGCACCTTTACTTTTGATGATTTGTTACGATTTGGTGGGGGAATGAGTAGTTTTCTTTCGGGACGAAAATCGTTTACCAATTTGTATAGTTTTACCAATGATACAAATGAGCTTGTACAGAGTAAATCACAATTTGCGGCGCTCAATTTTAGTCATGACTTATCAAGTAAAATAGAAATTTCTGGTTTCTCCATTTTTTCAAAAGTGTTTGCCGCTTCTCAATCGGAGAGTAGCAACGAATATTTGCAAAATAGTGCTGTAGCTTTTGAAAACAAATTGCAAAAAGGGGACAATCGTTCGTTACTTGGAATTTCCAATATAAAATTGAATTATTCGCCTAATGCTAAAGAAAAATGGTATTACAACGGGCAATACCAATCGAGTACAAATGATTTGAACAGTACTATTAATTCGGTGACCAATTTGGGGAGCAGTGTTTTTCAAACCTTAAATCAAGCCGATAATACCGCGATAAAGCAATACCTAGAATGGCATAAAAGTTATAACGATACTCATACAACGACTTTTGTAGTGAATCAAGCTTATGACAAAAATACGCCGCAAACACGTTGGTTTACGGACCAACCTTTTTTAACGGGTATCATTCCCATTCAAGCCGATAACACTTATACCATTGATCAAATCAAAAGAGTACAAAATCACTCCATCGATGCACTTTTTAAGCATTATTGGGTATTAAATAATGCTAATCATTTGTATACTATTTTAGGAAACAACAACGGACGTTCTCAGTTGTTTACCTCCGAAAAACAGGTGTTGACCACCAATGTTATTAATGATTTTAGTACTGCTGGTTTTGGTAACGATATCAAGTATCAACTCAATGATGCTTATATTGGGTTGGAGTACAAATTTAGAATTGGAAAATGGACGAATAAGCCCGCAATGTATAGCCATTGGTATGCTATGAAAACGGAACAAGCCTCTGGAAATAAAGTGGTAGAAAAGCAAGTTTGGTTGCCACAATGGACTAGTGAATTTGAATTCAATAAATCAGAAACCTTAAATTTTAGCTACAAACTCGAAGTGGGATTTCCTGAAGTAAGTCAGTTAGCGGATCAGTTCACGTTACAAAATTATAATTTGGTTTTTAAAGGGAATGCCTTGTTGGAAAATGAACAGTTTCATTCCGCAAATTTGAGGTATTCCAAAATGAATATGTATCGCGGAATTACTTGGAATGCTATGGCGAGCTTTCTTAAAAAAGAAAAGACCATTCGTAATGAAGTGATTTTGCAAGGGATTAATCAAGTCAACAGTCCTTTTTTGAGAGACAATCCTGAAACAAATTATAATGTAAATGGGGCGTTTACTAAAAAAATATACCGTTTTAACCTTCGACTCAATACGAGTTTAAGTTGGTTCAACTATTTGCAAACCTTGAATGGAGTGACAACTTCAAATGATAGGAATAACCAAAAAGTAGGTTTTTTGATAAAAACAGCCTACAAGAAATGGCCAACAGTTAGTATGGGTTACACAAAAGGTTTTAGTCAGTTTAAAGGGATAACACAATCTAATTTTCAATCTGATACTTGGAATGGAGATGCTGAAATTACGTTTTTTAAATATTGGACCTACAAGTTTGAGTATGAAAACACAAGCAATACTAACGCTAACCAGCAACGTAATTTTTATGATATTGCCAATACTTCTTTGCGCTATCAGAAAAAAAACAGCCCTTTTGGTTTTGAAGTAACAGTCAATAATGTATTGAATGCCACCGTAAAAAATGATTATTCCTTTTCGGATTACTTAATCAGCGAGCGAAGTACTTTCGTTTTACCAAGAGTATTTATGTTGTCTGTAAGTTATAAATTGTAG